TTTTTTTTACCATAGCTCACGTAGATCAAGGTCAACCCTTATGGAGTGGACCAAATTGACAAGTTTAGTAATTTGCTTTTATACTTTTATCCAAAAATGTCTCTCTACATTATATATTCAAGATTATTTTTTGGGCTTAACCATGTTTTTGTCCTTAAATTATAATGTGATTTTAGTTTACTTTCTTATCTCAAATTTTAAGAGATCCATGTATGTAGTCTTCGATAAATCATGCTGACCTTTTAAGACGTtgacaagaaagaaaattgtgaaTTATATCCAACATGATTTATCGTTTGTCACGTCAAAAAATAGTTAGCATCATTAGACAAAAAAGACTATATGCATTTCTTAAATAGAGGACATAACCagaacaaagtttaaaataaggataaaaactaaaatcttgttataatttttaaaaaaaaaacataattaaccctaatattttatattagactaatattaatattaagtaTATTTCTTAAGGTTGTGTTCGTTTGTGAAGAATGTACTATTGAACATAATTTGAATAGACGGATTATGAAATAAAGTTAGTTTGCTTGCACATATGTAAGAGGAGGGAAAAGCACAAATTTACGGAATGTACCCCTTTTTGAATCATCGCTGAAGTGCTAGgattttgaatgatttttttattaattgacaTGTTTGTCCTCGTCCCATTTTATAATTACCAATCAAAGTTTGAAGGATAATCAATTTTGGATAATCAAAGTTTGAAGACAAAGACCATGGCgtgaggttgaagatgaagtgtcagagcggctgcagcggaatggttagcgtggaataacaaaccaagaggggttttaaTACAAACGTataccttttaatttctacttaatttatcttactatacaaataataaatataaataaaagagtaaggttgagagaggTTTGCatagatgaattttatattagttcGGATTTTACCAATCCTACGTTCAATCGCTTATCttaaatcaagataaacagttcactaatcacaaaataattacaaactacattcataaagaaacaatttgtaagagttgaGAAACCACCtatcttgataccacaagagatgaacatgCATTGTTGCGAATAGTTGAGTGATTTTCAATCCACATGAGAAACCACCTATcttgacccacacaaataattttattcttcaatccattatgagtgattttcattaaaccttggcaacctttaaataggtgcaaatcaAGCCTTAggccaagtacaaataataaaaactgacaataaaatatcaacttacctaaaaataaaatctccttattctatcataaaataatattctacctaataaacacaaaatcataagTACCCATTcctcttttatctctatcaaatcaaaccaaatattactatacccaaacctaataaaataataaatctctaaaatttaagtttatcccaacatgcacctcctttgagtcttcacaaaggatgaaacacctcctctgaatacttcacgaagtatgaaacacctcctccgaatacttcacgaaggatgatcctcttccacacacctcctcagacgcaccaaggatgaaccagttaTTCCTTTGTCACCATAGCAGCAATGCATCAGCACcactcaaagagttctgagtatcgtagcgcaagggaagagttgctgatgatggataaagagagcctatatatagactcaagcaaatactcttccatcCTTCGAAATTGgtcatttaacgcttttaatcaattaatacaaGTATTAATCGaataaaatgagtacaacggctagttttcaaaagcaaaaaactccaatggtcagctttaatcgattaaaatgtactttaatctattagctaataaattaaaatatattttaatctattaaaacagaaaaagttgagtttttagtttttacttgttttaatcgattaatactagttttaatcgattaaaacaatgcgattttgactcttaacatcaattacaaagtatgaaagtacatggaatcaaaaccaatgaaaatctaagtcctagacaataaactacaattattacaaaaactttCCATTACAAAACAAGTCTCCAAaggatcttcttgaatcttcatttctcttgacttgatttggacatcatcaaaacttcatcttcatcattttgctaacatgaAGAACACAAAGTTGTATCCAAAtctagaaaaatatattcagaTCCACGTTAAGCCGTATCCAGATCCATGACACATATTCGAATCCAGGACCAACGTATTTAAATCCTCCTTCAAAGTTATTTAAAtacaaagttattttattttcataattattttttactttatttcctcttataatatttttcacaaatattatattttttaaaattaaaattttatccataattatttcactttattgaaatacaaatttattttattttcataattaatttttatttttttatccttataaaaattttagcaaatatttagattattaataaatattattttatattatttttacatattttgatactcttcattttttattaattaaaataatttattttatttatcacatCCATTGTACACAAacttttttaaatctaaatcaCCTTCTAGTTTCTTAAAACAATATCATTCAAATTACTCTTAAATCTTCTCAAATTCTCTCTTAAATCCATCCACCAAAGGAACACACCTTTAAGCCTTtcatttgagtggatttgaagaagagtaattgagaagatttgagatgatttaaagataattttttttgttgtttatttgaataaatttgaaagtaagTGAGAGaagatttagaaataaaatttgtgagaattagtgtatgatttaatttatgtgacagattaaaaaaatttacttccaaattgaTTCTCACTTGTCtctaaatctatttaaataaaaaaaaaattatctttaacttttcttatttaGTCTCTCCCAAATCCCAAGGCCATAGAGACCACACGTCCCCCTCTTGCACCATCATAACTACTACAATAAATTAGTGTGATCAGATTTGTCAAAGTTTGACCGCAAGatgcttttgtatttttttttcttttctaagtaGTGTGATTTGAAAGTGCAATGAAATGACATTTCCATGTACCGGCACACAGTTTACACAGTCCATGCCCACAGAGATAAGTTTCTTTGATAGGTCACTCTCGTTATTTATCAGCGTAAGAATCGAATTCACATCTTCATATAATGCAATAATATTTCTGACCAATTGGTTGCAgcataatttttcttaattaatcatGTGTGGAGGTGCTATCATTGCTGAATTCCTTCCTAGAACAGGTCACAAATTAATCAGTGCCTTCTTGTGGCCGGAGCTTGATTTGTACGATTTGAGTAATAGAGAATGTTCATGTATCCTTGAAAACGACGAGAAGTTGCTTCGTTTCGTTAAGCGCACTCGGATAGCATCACAATCCGAGTGCTGTTTTAGCCGCACCCCTCTGAACCCACACTCCTACCTCTCCTCCATCAACAAACTTCAGTCTCACCAACACACTAGGtaccttttcttctttactcttctattttttaaattttaatttcaatagaCTTGGATTCTATCTTGTTTAACGTAAACATCAAAAACTCTCTTACATactattaaaattaactaaaattatgaTACAAGAATTAAGAATTTAACACTCTGTTTTAATGGGGGTAATGCAAGGTGAGCTTTTAACACGCACATGGATACAAGGGATCTAGAATATAAAGGAATACTTTTTCAAATCTAATCTAAATTCAAtgtatattcattttaattataataaattatattagtttttttttaagagagaTTCAATCTGGTTTGACTTGAACTCGAACCAACTTTATCATTGAAGTTATCTAcaatcaaaagtttttttttttttatttcgatCCCTTTCACTCCTTCCGCATTTGTTTGCGACCCTGAGTGCccaaaatgaaaactaaacGCTTGAACTTTGATGATGCACCTTGATACACaaataaaacaagttaatgTGTACACAGAGAAGGTGGAGTAATTCATACAATAAATGCAAtagtataaaaaagaataagtaGAACATTTAAGTACATCAATACTACTAGGTTGTAAGATCAGCGTTTTCTTTCTCATTGTACATAATCTATAATACGGTGATAGGTGGTCTCTGAATGCTGAAATATCAAACAAAGGGAGGGAGAACCATTGCAAAAATTCAGGGAAAAGGAAGTTGTGTGATCGCGATGTGAATCTTGCAGATAATTTAGAATATTGTTCGCCCACACTGACAAAAGGTTTGGATGAAGAGGATAGCTATGAGACCTCAAATACAAGTTCAGATTCAAGTTCAGATTCTGAAACGTACTCGGGCCCCTCATGATCTCAGTTTTTAGTGTTTCTAAATAGTGAAATAGTATCCTATTTCCACTTTGATATGATTCAATGAACGTGTTTCTAAGTTTAATATCTGCATAGTACATAGTCATGCTTGTAGCCCTACTGACCACTTCAGAACGTTGGAAACTGTTCTTCTTGTATGCTCCgttactttttttaatcaaaaaaaGAAAGGTCAAAGCTAAGTTTAAAGCATAAAGAATAATCAAGTGTCTTTCTGGCTTTTGTATTGGTTAAATTCATTGTTGGTATGTCACTTATCCTTTAATGTAATTACGTAGGTAAGCAAATGGAAGCTGTTGATATCAACTATGGATTTTCTTATATCTCAAAATATGCTTAGCAAAATTTTGTTCAAAGATCGATAATATGAAGATGTTAATTTGAGTAATGACAAAATCCTCCTACATTTAGTTATTTGCCAATGACTAGGTTTCTTATAGTTATCTACATCAAACACATGGAGAAGTATATGTCAAAATCTTGCTTTGTTTGTTAGGTCAATTTTATACATGtctatattatcttttttctcttttcctcttgGGAATATTTCTCTAACACATCAAACATGAGAATATAGTTCACCTTTTTCAGAAATCTTTCTTGATACCTTAAAACAAGGACTGCCTATACTAGTGAGagagtgaaaagaaaatgaaactagTATAGCCACTATGCAGAGCGAGGGAAAGTTGGCCAGAGTGTACGTTTGCGCAAGAGTGGTGAAATGTGAGCATGAATGGAAAGAGGGCAGTCCCTTGTTATGATCATGATTCTTCGTGGCATGTGTGCGAAGAGATGAcggaaaagaaatggaaaaaggaCAGGGAGGTAGAAACATAATACATGCAGATCtcctttaaaatgtgaaaattatTCTCATCATTTACACAGAGGCCCTACCTTAAAATCAAAGGATTGACAGGTTTGCCTTCAAGAACAAATTCATTCCTTCCTTTCCAGATAGACCAACAAATGCTTCCTACCTGAGCCGATATTCGGTTGGCATTTTCTGGATATACCCTTTGAATCTCCATCAGTTTATGCCAAAGCCAAAGTTGAAAGCTTTGAACTTCTTTAACATCAATGCACCACTGGAAATCACTTCCAAACCAAAGGGGTCGTGTCCATGGACAAAACAGGAACACATGTTCGACAGTTTCAGGCTCCGTTCCACAGATGGGGCAGAGCGGACTAAGTACAAGCTTTCTCCTGAAAAGATATTCAAAAGTTGGCAAATCATCCTGACAAATATTCCACATCAGTACTTTAACATTTAGAGGAGCTGCAATGCTACAAATTGCCAACCATAGCCTCTGTGATACACCATGATAACTGCTGTTAGCTTCATGCTGCTTCGTCTGTGGTGCCTCACAAATTTCCTTGCGATGTGATACACGGATTCTTTTGGGCAATGACTGAAAACTTTCTTGCAGATCAGCCTTGGAAACTTCACTATGTGCTCTTTTCGGAAACCAAGGATTTATGAACCGAATATCTTGCATGTTTGTTTTTTGCTTGTGAACATGAACCCCCATCCATTTAATGGTTCCTTTCTTGGTTCTGCATGAATGTGGAAAGACTCTTGGTCCCACGTATGAAACCTCAACATGGTTCCACCCATCCTCCCCATACACACTTTCCAATCCACCATTGTAGGACTTTAGCAGCACATCGGACAAGAATATATGATATGTGATTAATTTTGATTGCACAGTGAAATGGCAATGCAGCTTTTGAATGCCATTGATGAGCAGGTGGAATCTTGACATGGGAAAACTGCCTTGCTTGTCTAAAACTCCAACAACAGCTAGAGTCATCCTTGGAAATTTGTTACGAAACCAGAAAGACAGGGATGGCCCCCTAGTACAATGATCAAACCATTCTGGTAACCTTGTTCCTGGAAGGGAAAAATCTGTTCCCCCACCCTCATGTAATCTCTGTTAGCCACAATATGTAGAAAAAACATCATGAGTTTTAACAGTTAACAACATGCATATTACAACTGCGCTTGTGAGATTAATAAAGAGAGTAAGAAACCTTACCTGATTCAACAACATGTTTTGAGACTCATGAGACAATAATGTACAGTTTATTGCCGACAGATATTTTATCTTTGGAGGAACCACTCTGATTTCTTGAAGCTCCTTGCAGTTGTCCAAAACTAGATTCTTTAGAAAGCGACATTGGCTGATGCATTCAGGAAGGACTTTGAAACTACAGCCAGTTAGGACTAAGAACTCTACATTGGGGAAGCTGGTGGGCGTCAAACCATTGTAGTTTAACCTAAAATCTATCAAAGAGTCAGATGAAGCCAATCTTACTTGTTCTTCACTTTTACCAAGGATCAAATTTACATATCTTCCACATTTTACAGCTGTCAATCTCTCAAGTTTTGGtaacatcaaaatatttattgggATCTGATTAAGCCTCTTGCACTTGTCTAGTACTAAATATTTAAGCCCAGTGAGTTTCCTAAACGAATATGGCAATTGCTCAATAGCAGTTCCACAAAGGTCAAGATTTTTCATATGTTTCATTTCTTCTGATATGTTTGGCAAACGCTGGAGGCTTGAACATTTTCTGAGAGACAGATATTCAAGTGATGTTAACTTGAAGCTATGGGGAAGAGTCCTTAGACTGGTGCATCCAATAGCAGTGAACCATGTTAGTTTGTCAAGAAGTCCGATGGAATTATGAACTTGTACTAAATTCTTGCAGTTATCAAGACACAGCTTTCTTAAATTTTTGGCTCCAGACATGTCAGGTGCCTGTTTTATGAATCTGCAACCTCTTAAAACCATTTCACTCAAAGACTCGAACTTCTGGTAAGCCAAACTAAAAGCGATTAGTTTTGGAAATTTCCACATGCTgtttatgaatataaatatataaaacaaacaaaatatttcaagaaagataTCAATTGTGCATACCATGAGGTTGAGTTGTTTGCCCAATATATTGCGACTCATAGACAAGTCTAACATAACAAGTCTCCTTGGATCATATTCAGGTGGCAGAGACTGTGTAGGATATCCCCGCCACTTTAGTACTCTCAAACTACTTGGGAGATATTCAGGGCCTCTAGAAAAGTCGGCATTTTCAATAGTTAGCATTTTTAAGTTTGTCATCTTCTTGAGCTCACTTCCATTCCATAGAACTTCCCTATTCTTTGGCAAGTGTAGCATGATTACTTCAATTGTATCAGTTCCCTTTTCGGTCAAAAGAATATAAGCAAGTTATTAGTTGTCGAGAATATCAAGTACAAATTTAGACAAGTTTCCAAGTCGTAAAGCAAATTTTCCAATTATTAACCAATTTTATGAATACACCTTCAAAAAATAAGTTAAGAATCATGGCCCTATAGCATACTTGTCAAAACAATTTTGTCTAAGTGATTGAATGACTATTAGAAATTAACAAACTGCAGATCAGATTTTATGTTATTctttaggaaaataaaagtcATGTTGACTGATGGGATAAAGTTGCTTTATCTGCTATTTTTTAGGCACTAGTTTGTTAGTTGTTATGCTAGCATAGCATCTTTCTTTCAGTTATTTGCTGTATAGAAACCTGCAATGTTGCTTATTAAAATACGCATTCTGCAGTCCATATCTTATAGTTCCACTCATTCCAGCAgtctatattttcaaataaccaacaaattggtatcaagagctaTCGTATTATGAGACCTGAAAAATGGAAGCTTAAATAAGTTTTTCCCTAGTTGCTTCTCCTATTCTTGATGGAGAAAGCTAGGACCGATGGGCCATGAGAATGGAAAACTACCTAGAGACTTTGGATCTTTAGGAAGCCGTGAAAGAGGATTACAATGTTGCTTTTACCTCAAGAATTCAATAAAGTTGAAAGTTTAAGTTTTTCATGGTTATTTGGATAATGATTGGACATGTGTTGATGACATGAGAAGCACCTCTAGTTACTGATTCATATGGTGTTCAGTTATATCCCAATCAACAGCGGATGCTGCTGCTGCTCTAAATAGAACTCTTTGGACAATGAAAATCATGACAGATTTTCATATGGAACAAGAAGATAGCAGTGGACAATCAGGCTGCAATTTCAATTACCAATAATCCAGTTTTTCATGGCAAAACAAAGCATTTTAAGACAGCTTTTTCTTCTAAGAGAGGTTCAAAGAGGACAAGTGACGCTAATCTActagaaaacagaaaatataGTAACAGATATCCTAACCAAGGCACTTCCAAAATCCAAATTTGAATTCTTGAGGCAAAAACTTGGAGTTTTCAGTTTCAAAGTCTAGGAGGAATGTTGATTGAATGACATTGGAAATTAACAACCTGAAAATCATGTTTTATGCTATTctttaggaaaataaaagtcGGGTTGGCTGAGAGGATAAAGTTGTTTTATCTGCTATTTTTTAGGCACTAGTTTGCTAGTTGTTATGCTATCATCTTTCTGTCAGTTATTTGCTGTATAAAAACCTGCAATGTTGCTCAATAAAATACGTACACTACAGTCTATATGTTATAGTTCCACTCATTCCAGCattctatattttcaaaaaccaAACAGAAAAACATAACAGTACACGTACCTTGTCATTTTCTAAAACATCAACAATATCCTCATAAAGCCATAATCTACTGCGTTTTCCAGGCTCTGATGGTGATTCTTGCCTGACAATTTCTCTGCCCATGTCCTCTACCAAGTTATGCATTTGCACAAAACCATATTGATCGATTTTTATGAGAGATTTATCCACCAACATGCGAATAACATACTCTGGTGAGAAACCACGACTTTGGAGCAATAAATTTATGACATCTTTCAAATGGTAGCCTCTAAAGAAACAAGCCATGTCAAGGAAAACTTCCTTTTCATTTCCCTTCAAACCATCATAGCttacttttagtttttcttgAATATCTTCATCTGGAATTCTTTCAATGGTATCTAATGCTGCTTCCCATTCAGACATTGTTATACCATTCAAGTTAGAACCTATTATTTCTAAAGCCAATGGAAGGCCATTACAACGAAATACTGCACGCTTAGAGATATCCAAGTAACCTGGACCGACTTCATTCCTTTTAAAAGCATGCCAACTAAACAACTCAAGAGCTTCTTTATCATCCAACCCTTTGGCTTCGTATGTTCTTTCAACACCATGTACTCGTAAAAAACGTCTGTTCCTTGTCGTGACAATGATTTTGCTGCCATCACCAAACCAGGAAGGATCACCAGCAAGTGCCTTTAATTGCTCCaatttatcaacatcatcaagaatCAAAAGAACTTTCTTTCTTTGAAGCTTGCTTTTCATAACTGCCATTCCCCTATTAATACTCCCCAACTTGATACTTTTCTCCCCAACCATTTCAGAAAGTACTGTCTCCTGAAGTTGTACCAAGTCATACTTCATTGATTTTTGTCTAATATCACCAAGGAAACACTGAACATCAAATTGATCAGCAATGGCATTGTACACTGCACATGCAATTGCAGTCTTACCTATTCCCCCGATTCCAAAAATCCCAACCATGCTTACTCCCCGATTAGATCCAACATCCAAAAGTAACTTCACGTCTTGCACTCTAGATTCCAATCCAATTGGATAATTAGCCACGTGTAAAGGGCTACGATTTATCTTTTTGGAAACCTCTTCAACAATTGTCCGAATAAGTTCATGTTCATACCTACCCAAATACAAAATACATATAAAGTTACCCAAATGCATCAAATCCTTGCCCAGTTTcattcacaaattcaaatctcaGTATATCTTTGTGAAGGATTGTATTATGACTATGAACTTCTTTTCCTGAATTTTTGTTTCCCGATTATATTGAAGTATATAGaaaactaaaagaaagaaagaaaaaaaaaaacagaatcaaCATTTGTAAGAATCAAAGACAGCTGAGTACCCTTGTTTGAGCTTGAAATGCGAACCGGACAAGCCAGCAGCTACTTGAAGAGCTAGCTTCCATTTTTGCAGCTTCTCCTGGTCATTCTTGAATCTTTCTCCATGCTTGGCCAATGCTTTCCCATAAGAACCCTTCTGAAACCGCACATAAGATGGAGTAACCCCGTAAAACACTGGCCAAACCAATCGACCTTTTCTAAGTATGCACTCAAGGATCACGATAAGTTCTTCAAGACAGTAAGTTGAGTCAGCATAATTTTCAGAGAAAACAACAATGGCAATTCTAGACTGCTCAATAGCCTTGAAAAGAGCAGGTCTAATCTCTTCCCCTTTTCTAAGCCCTTCATCATCTATGAAGGTGTGAATTCCCCTGTCACAAAGAGACTTGTATAGGTTGCCAGTGAAGCCACTTCGAGTGTCATCGCCTCTGAAACTGAGGAACACATCATGGGTCCCTTCAtaggtggaagaagaagaagatgatgatgatggtagCTGTGTCATGATGGTACCTATGTAACAGCCTTTACTTTCAGAAGTAAAAAATGGAACTTGTTGTGAAGATTGTGAAGGAATCGGTAGGTGCTGTAATGGGTCAAACAATAAGAGAAGATCACATAATTGATCCAAGCAGCGTGCAATATCCACGAAGCTGCCTTGAACTAAGTGTGAACATCTTATTGACTTTGTGGCATTATTCAttaccaaatattttaataaattgctttttaaaaaaaagaaaatcatttatGTTAGATGTCACCA
This genomic stretch from Vigna radiata var. radiata cultivar VC1973A chromosome 7, Vradiata_ver6, whole genome shotgun sequence harbors:
- the LOC106769127 gene encoding TMV resistance protein N isoform X2, which codes for MTQLPSSSSSSSSTYEGTHDVFLSFRGDDTRSGFTGNLYKSLCDRGIHTFIDDEGLRKGEEIRPALFKAIEQSRIAIVVFSENYADSTYCLEELIVILECILRKGRLVWPVFYGVTPSYVRFQKGSYGKALAKHGERFKNDQEKLQKWKLALQVAAGLSGSHFKLKQGYEHELIRTIVEEVSKKINRSPLHVANYPIGLESRVQDVKLLLDVGSNRGVSMVGIFGIGGIGKTAIACAVYNAIADQFDVQCFLGDIRQKSMKYDLVQLQETVLSEMVGEKSIKLGSINRGMAVMKSKLQRKKVLLILDDVDKLEQLKALAGDPSWFGDGSKIIVTTRNRRFLRVHGVERTYEAKGLDDKEALELFSWHAFKRNEVGPGYLDISKRAVFRCNGLPLALEIIGSNLNGITMSEWEAALDTIERIPDEDIQEKLKVSYDGLKGNEKEVFLDMACFFRGYHLKDVINLLLQSRGFSPEYVIRMLVDKSLIKIDQYGFVQMHNLVEDMGREIVRQESPSEPGKRSRLWLYEDIVDVLENDKGTDTIEVIMLHLPKNREVLWNGSELKKMTNLKMLTIENADFSRGPEYLPSSLRVLKWRGYPTQSLPPEYDPRRLVMLDLSMSRNILGKQLNLMKFESLSEMVLRGCRFIKQAPDMSGAKNLRKLCLDNCKNLVQVHNSIGLLDKLTWFTAIGCTSLRTLPHSFKLTSLEYLSLRKCSSLQRLPNISEEMKHMKNLDLCGTAIEQLPYSFRKLTGLKYLVLDKCKRLNQIPINILMLPKLERLTAVKCGRYVNLILGKSEEQVRLASSDSLIDFRLNYNGLTPTSFPNVEFLVLTGCSFKVLPECISQCRFLKNLVLDNCKELQEIRVVPPKIKYLSAINCTLLSHESQNMLLNQRLHEGGGTDFSLPGTRLPEWFDHCTRGPSLSFWFRNKFPRMTLAVVGVLDKQGSFPMSRFHLLINGIQKLHCHFTVQSKLITYHIFLSDVLLKSYNGGLESVYGEDGWNHVEVSYVGPRVFPHSCRTKKGTIKWMGVHVHKQKTNMQDIRFINPWFPKRAHSEVSKADLQESFQSLPKRIRVSHRKEICEAPQTKQHEANSSYHGVSQRLWLAICSIAAPLNVKVLMWNICQDDLPTFEYLFRRKLVLSPLCPICGTEPETVEHVFLFCPWTRPLWFGSDFQWCIDVKEVQSFQLWLWHKLMEIQRVYPENANRISAQVGSICWSIWKGRNEFVLEGKPVNPLILR
- the LOC106769127 gene encoding TMV resistance protein N isoform X1, with translation MTQLPSSSSSSSSTYEGTHDVFLSFRGDDTRSGFTGNLYKSLCDRGIHTFIDDEGLRKGEEIRPALFKAIEQSRIAIVVFSENYADSTYCLEELIVILECILRKGRLVWPVFYGVTPSYVRFQKGSYGKALAKHGERFKNDQEKLQKWKLALQVAAGLSGSHFKLKQGYEHELIRTIVEEVSKKINRSPLHVANYPIGLESRVQDVKLLLDVGSNRGVSMVGIFGIGGIGKTAIACAVYNAIADQFDVQCFLGDIRQKSMKYDLVQLQETVLSEMVGEKSIKLGSINRGMAVMKSKLQRKKVLLILDDVDKLEQLKALAGDPSWFGDGSKIIVTTRNRRFLRVHGVERTYEAKGLDDKEALELFSWHAFKRNEVGPGYLDISKRAVFRCNGLPLALEIIGSNLNGITMSEWEAALDTIERIPDEDIQEKLKVSYDGLKGNEKEVFLDMACFFRGYHLKDVINLLLQSRGFSPEYVIRMLVDKSLIKIDQYGFVQMHNLVEDMGREIVRQESPSEPGKRSRLWLYEDIVDVLENDKGTDTIEVIMLHLPKNREVLWNGSELKKMTNLKMLTIENADFSRGPEYLPSSLRVLKWRGYPTQSLPPEYDPRRLVMLDLSMSRNILGKQLNLMVCTIDIFLEIFCLFYIFIFINSMWKFPKLIAFSLAYQKFESLSEMVLRGCRFIKQAPDMSGAKNLRKLCLDNCKNLVQVHNSIGLLDKLTWFTAIGCTSLRTLPHSFKLTSLEYLSLRKCSSLQRLPNISEEMKHMKNLDLCGTAIEQLPYSFRKLTGLKYLVLDKCKRLNQIPINILMLPKLERLTAVKCGRYVNLILGKSEEQVRLASSDSLIDFRLNYNGLTPTSFPNVEFLVLTGCSFKVLPECISQCRFLKNLVLDNCKELQEIRVVPPKIKYLSAINCTLLSHESQNMLLNQRLHEGGGTDFSLPGTRLPEWFDHCTRGPSLSFWFRNKFPRMTLAVVGVLDKQGSFPMSRFHLLINGIQKLHCHFTVQSKLITYHIFLSDVLLKSYNGGLESVYGEDGWNHVEVSYVGPRVFPHSCRTKKGTIKWMGVHVHKQKTNMQDIRFINPWFPKRAHSEVSKADLQESFQSLPKRIRVSHRKEICEAPQTKQHEANSSYHGVSQRLWLAICSIAAPLNVKVLMWNICQDDLPTFEYLFRRKLVLSPLCPICGTEPETVEHVFLFCPWTRPLWFGSDFQWCIDVKEVQSFQLWLWHKLMEIQRVYPENANRISAQVGSICWSIWKGRNEFVLEGKPVNPLILR
- the LOC106767722 gene encoding uncharacterized protein LOC106767722; its protein translation is MCGGAIIAEFLPRTGHKLISAFLWPELDLYDLSNRECSCILENDEKLLRFVKRTRIASQSECCFSRTPLNPHSYLSSINKLQSHQHTRWSLNAEISNKGRENHCKNSGKRKLCDRDVNLADNLEYCSPTLTKGLDEEDSYETSNTSSDSSSDSETYSGPS